From the Dermacentor variabilis isolate Ectoservices chromosome 5, ASM5094787v1, whole genome shotgun sequence genome, the window GTTCATGGCAAAGTACAGCTGGGTAGCATGCCATGCTGGTTTGTACAGATTCAATCACTGCTCTGTACAACACTGAAACAGCCAGCTCTGATGTATGCAACAACTGGCAGCTGCTGCTGGGTCAGGAAGGCGAGCCTAGGTGCATGCTCAACCACACATGTGAGCAAGACAGCACACATTCTTTTTCGTAAGTGACAACACATAATCAGCACATTCATTTTGCTGAAATGGGCTTGCTCACATGCTCTACACAAATGAATGGATCTGCACTCCTGTAATGTAAAAAACAACCTTGCACATTTTGATGCAGTTTGTTTCACCTGTCACTCCTGCTAAGGTCAAGGCAGTGTcaatggtagagtgtataagcgcgactggacgaggacgtagaaagaaacagatacacagacacagcgcttcactttcaactatagattttattttcgcacgtaTTGATAAATATATAttgtgcgagcggaaacaaatgtaacagcaaaaaaaaaaaaaaaccattgagTGGTGCATTTCGTCGAACTGAACACGTGAGCAAGGCAAGcaaaaaaacatgtactacaatggtcataaagataaaccgaggaatcgtatcaccttttccgatagtgacacTGAAGGcgtgcttacgcacttttgctctaattttgcaatcttgtaggcctctacaatctccctcgtcatcctgctatgagccttatacagaatggaagtgctttcaaacatgggcttgcaggaacaatctcggcagtgaatacccaaatgacccgagattaccttagtgacgttatatagatgctcttttaatctctcgttgatgcatctgctggtttgaccaatatacgttcttccgcgtgaaagtgggatggcatagacaacgttatgagtacaggttacaaattgtttgcgatgttgggtagaacatgtgtgccttttgttattctctgtgttaacctgtttgcatagcttctgtagacgctcaggggcagagaaaaccacgtctacCCCTGATTTCGCcactattcttctgagattatgtgaaatgcaatgaatgtatggtaccacagcaactttctttgctctagcattggcactgcttgcattcgacgcgtttttgcacttcttgcttaagccctccgcgacagaagttagcatacgcatagggtaaccagaatctgccaggcgcttggcctgctcTTTGAAACTGGCTTCTATTTTGTGGTCACACGACTTCGTCTCAAAGTTCTTTTTCAACTTcaactcaatgttctttttttttttactgttacgtttgtttccgctcgcacggtatatatttatcgatgcgtgcgaaaataaaatctatagttgaaagtgaagcgctgtgtctgtgtatctgtttctttctacgtcctcatccagtcgcgcttatatactctaccatggattctaaccaattAGCCCGCCAACACGTTTTAATCAAGGCAGTTTGTTTGTTAGGATGCATTTGCATACGAGGGTGGACCCAGAAAGAACCACACTAGCTTCATGAAGTTTCTGCCAAGTTTACTGCTGTGTTCTCCTGCTAGGTGGGCATAGGTGAACCCTCCAGAAGGCCACTTCACAAGTATCCAAGCTGACATCACCTCAAAATGTCCTATGGGTTTACGGCGACTCTTGTTCCAGCTCTTCTCGTACTACTTTTGTGAAATCATGATGTCTGCTTGTAACAGACAGCGACTATCCTTGATATAGTCATTCTTTAGAAAAATGACCAAAGAAATACTTGAAATGCTTGAACTACGTTTATGGAGGATGTGCCGAGCCGTACACGAGTTGTTGAGTGGTTTAGGTTGTTACGAGATGAGAAATGATTGTCAAAGGCCATTATCATTTTGGCCAACCTTCAAGCAGTCATAGATACAAGATTGTCAAGAAGGGTTGACAAAAATTacgcagatcccatgcactgtgggaaccaatataagcgaagctttctgtgctgtttgctttgaatgaagataattagcagtgatgttgacggcgaatgtttaatttcttcaacgttttgtccaacacgagagtgaCGAGTttatgttaaacattaccttgcgtgtaccattgctgtttgtctttgtAGTACACAAAGCACAATGgaggaggtgtttgcttgaggtgttgttgtgcgccgtatttcataacctccgagaggtttgagcattgtcattgcctcgcatggcacatcacagtgtggcagaagcattaaacttggaTTGGATTAttaggcaggccgtagtggggtactctggattaatttcggcattgtggtgttctttaacgtgtccccaaatcaaagtgcacgagcattttttacttcgcccccgtcaaaatgcggctgcctcggtcaaatccgcgaccttgagcaatgccatagctgtaAAGCTAATGTGGCGAGCAAAGAAATGTTGATTTGACAGCCGTCCGTTTcagtagtgtctcctggaccctgcggtgcgctttaattaatgcggctctacttctgcatgccctgcgtaagTTCGTAAGTtacccgcttgacatatttgcatggcatttgcttttcagaaatagcagaaacgcatcACACCGTACCTTGAACCAGTTTATCCAGTATTTCCTCGgtttctcacgtcaccttttccttATATTTGCATGCGACCTGCGAGCAAAgaatggcaaggctgttattcacccGTCTCGGGACTGCGTCATTTCTACCCCTTCTCTGCCGTCTCTTCCCCCTCCTCTCTTCTATTCTATTCAGCTTCCCTATGGATTTTTATGTCGGTAGAAAGGCAAGCGCTTGCAGGTATCACAgacaattacagctgtcaagaggctcaTGTGGTAATGACCCGGGAGCTCTAAAGGGCATTAGAGAAGTTTAGCTTGGTCCGGTATTCAGGTAAATGCAGGTGGACATTAGTGTATTATACTTCACTGCTGGTTTAAATTTTCAGCACTGGCATAATCcagttgctgccaaaaatttacacccgcagcaaagtaaaatacacttggttattGCAATGTTACCTGCTTTTGTCTGTTCGAGCTCTGCACCacgaggtggctgcaccatgcaggccactcCCGTTTATGCCTTCGCCCCAACCCCCCCACAGCCTGTACGCctgcgtttatccgaataccggacaagctaaacctctccaTTGTGCAGTCAACGTGGTGCAGTCCAAACGAGTTCCTTGAGTCTCTTTTCTGCTCTGCCGCGCTTCTTCcgtgtatatacacgctctgaccCCCCGCTTCGCGGTGTGCATGACAGCAGTAGCagtagtgggaaagtcgaaggaaaaggcaaacaaagcttcgcttcaaaaacGAGATCTGCCGCCCTACATTTGAGGTTTCAGAAGCTGTTGGCATGACTTGGAGCTCTTGTGAGTGAAGTTTCAGTGTGGAATCAGGCACAAGACTTGTTCCCACAATGCTAGTTTTCCAGCTGCTTGCAAAgggcaagaaagaaagacgacagaacctTAGCTTGATTTTGTGCCAGGATGTGAAAAATGATGTTGAAAGTAGCAGAGACCTTTTTTCGAACATCATCACAGGTGGTGTAACATGGTGCTATATAGGTACGACACCAGAACCAAACAAGGTTCGAGCCAGTTGACATCTTCCTtaccaagacagaaaaaaagcaaGTGCACTCATGGAAAAATGATgatagtttttatttttttggtgttCCTCATATAAAGCAGTGGGAATGTGTGCCTCTTGGAGAGACTGCCAATCACCAATTTTACTAGGAATCATTATGGCGATTAAGAACGAATGTGTGAGGGAAACATGCAAAATTGTGGAATGCAGCTCACTGGTTTTTCCATCACAACAGTGCTGCAGCTCTAACTGATTTGGCTATCATGCGCAATTAGACTCTCACAGCTGGGCCGGCATTCTCCACCTACCCGATTCCTCAGACTGAGCGcaatgcgattttttttctttattttgaaagATTCAATAAAGGAAGATTTACCACTGTGCTATAGGTGAAGACTACACTGCAAGGGGCACTCAATGGCATAATGCATGAGAAGCTCCAGAGTTGCTTCAAACAATGGGAGAAAAGGTTGGACAAGTGTACTGGCTATGCTAGAGATCATCTTGAAGGGAACGGAGTGGTTCTTGTCCGCCGTTAAATTTTTTTTGAGGTCAGTTCAGTCTGTTTTGGGCCTGCCTTCTATCGGCCTTAAAAAGGTTCATACAACACAAACTACCATGataaataataatttattttaaaGCAAAATTTTCTACATATAAGGACAACACCAAAATGACGTTACTCAAAGAAACTTGCAACGAACAGCGCAGATGCCTCACCTTGTGCACAGGTTGCATTGTTAACTAAAAAAGCACATAACTTCTAAAGTTGTGCTTTACACTGCACAATGCTCACTAACGCAAGCATGAAAATGCTGGAGGAAAGGCACAGTTGGCAAAAGGCACTTTTACTGGGCATTCCAAGCAACGAACTGGGCATTACGTCGAGCTGCTTCCCCTGGTCTGACTGGAGAGCGAGGAGCCTCGGTGGGAACCGCGGGAAACTTCAGTTCCTCGACCGTGTTCGAAGCCCCGCTGACATTCTGGCCTTCCTTGTAATCAGTGTCCTCTTTCAATATTTGGTCTAGCTCCGCTTCCAGCTCGTCAACCTCGGCGTCTGCAGCGGCCACTGGCATGCCCATAAGTCTTTGAAGCTCTTGTTGGTCTTCGAGGGTCGTGTTAATTTCGGCAACAACGTCGTCGACGTTGTCCACTTCCAGGCCACCATGCGCCACCTTGAGCGCTTGGGCCGCCGTCTTGTAGCCGTCGTAGACTAATTGGATGTCCTTGTTCTCGTGGATGTTCATCTCGAGGGAGTGGATGTTGTCCAGCATGGCGAACTGCTTGTCCAGCACTTGCTGTGCCCTCCGCCGCTTCTTCAGTATGTGGAGGGCCTTGTTCTGCAAGCCCTGCTTTTTGGCCTCGAGTGCCTCGCGCGTGCAACGGTCGATGTCGCCCTGCAGCAAGTCCACCTTCTGATTCAAGTCCTGCTTGGCCTTCTCGAGCTTGAGCATCGCCTTCTCCTGCTCGCTCAGCTGGTTGTTATGGCGAAGGAACTGCACGACTTTCTTGCCGTCCTTTTGAAAGAGCCGTACGTATTGCGACTTCTCCAGCCCGTTTAATACGTAAGCGAAGGATCGCTGGTCTTTGCAGATGCCCGCGCACACATTCCAAACTTCGGAGTAGGGAATGACATCTTCTACAAACTTTTCGTCTTCGCAACGCTTCATGACTTCTTGTTGGAGCTGTTTCAGGACGTCAACGTTGACGAGCATCTCATCGATCTCGGTGTCAGCTTCGCCGCTGCCCGAACCCCAAGTCCACATCCATGTCAACGGCCTCTTGACCAGAGTGTCGAAGCCCCATTTGACCCAACCTTCGCTAGTGAAGTAGTCCTTGCTGTTTATAAGATCGCCCGATTTCTTCATGTGCGACAGTACTGTCCTCAGGCATGCGGGCTGGCTCCGCTTGCGCTCGAAGGCGACAGCAACGTCGCTGGCTGAAAACACTGGCGTCCTCGTTTCGCGGCTCCACTGGAGGATGAGCGAAACCCAGAAGTCCATTTTGTCTTGCCATCCTTCCGGATTCGCTTCCTTGGGGCGGAACTCGGCGAAAAGCGACCGCATTCGTACATCATCCTTCCAGCACACTGGCAGGACGAAGGCGTTGCTGTCACTGCCTTCCATGGCAATTAGCGGATCGTCTGAGACGGTAAGCGACGAGGGTTCACGATACCAACAGTCATTTCATGACAAATTCAAACAGGGGAATGCAGGTTGCAAAGAAACTTGCATTCTACGCGCTCACAAGATTCCGCAATTGCAACATGCAACAAAAAGCAATATACCCTCGTTGACGCGACGACAGCGACAGTAGCGGTGCTTTTTCATATAGGTGTTTTTTCTAATCGACACGAGAGGCCGGCACCGGGCAATCCTCGCTGCCAAAATACTTTTTTTGCTCGAAAGTGCGCAGCCCGCTCCTTTTGAACCAATATTCTGTGTTAAACCGCTCACGTAAAACTCCTAGCGCAAAATTTTATTATGAAATTTAAAAAGCGCTCCATTGATTTTAAAATTTGCTCTATTGCTATCGCATTTTGTATCATAGATCGGCCCTACTGTAATCCTACTCCTCTTTCAAATCCGGCTGCAACTTGACAGTATCCTTCATTTTACTTCAGTGAACTTCACTGTGGTTTTGTTATGGCGATTTCCAACGGCCGTGACTGGTGcgaccggggcacagcagacgaaaggtgcccgGAACAATATAGTGAGTGATTGATTGAAAAAtgtattattccaccgagctaggggggggggggggggaggacgaagcagttcCAGAGCGTTGAGGACGGTGTCTCTTCACGGTCTCAACGGACAAGCGGATTGCTCGACGGTGAAACTCTATGCCCTGCTAcgttcacccatgacgtcacggccGCTATAAaccatgatgtcacatccgtctATTTGCATGGCGActgtgtgatgatgatgatgattgaagtttattggcgcaagggcatctaaggccaaagagcgccaggacatgtgCTTTGGTTTAGTAAAATTGCTAGTTTAGGACAATGACTTAAAAtaaaggctgtatagaggcctacacgtaagaTAAATCTATGAATACTAGTGCATTAATTCTAAAATAATTACTAAGATAAATATAAGGCCTTAAATGCGTTGGTTGCAGGCACACATGTTAAATTATACTTGATTGTCCAAGTcccttgctgtacaattcttgcCTACGCAAGAAGTGCAAGAGGTCAGACATACTTTGTACATCAGATTGTACCTCACCTGTGCGGCACAATCTGATGGTTAGGATGGAATCATATGATTTCTAGAAAGTTAACTTCTGCAAGATAACTATAGCACTCTTTTAAAAAAAGTTAAAAAGCGCATCCTCTGATAAAAACATCGCAGGATGGGGGTATATGATGTGAATAGAGTTTCCTAAAATGAGCCACTCGCTCTTGGTGAAGTTCaggacattgaatgaggacatgtaggacggttaggttctcaccgcagcgtgtgcacgtcggtggatcagttgcagtcaagaggtatttgtgtgtgccataagtgtgtcctattttGCGTCGTGCCTGGGTGACTTCGGTGTATTGTGTTtatcaagcttcagtgggaaagATTTGGTTAACTACGGTTTAAGCAGGTGCAGGTTATTTTCAACTTCCTTGTCCCACTCAGCTTGCCAATGATTATGGGGTGCCTTTCGTACTGCAGGTTTCATATCTACGCCAGGTACCCAGCTTACATCAATTGTAGCCAgatgagccgcttgtccagcatttttgtccgccatttcattgcctgcgatccCAGAGTGGCCTGGCATCCAGCATACAAGAGCAAGGTTTTGTTTATACGCTATGTGAATGTGTTGAAGGAGCTGGTTAATTACAGGGTTTCGACTTGttttgccacaggacagggctgtgacaacgcttaAGGAATGTGTATATTATAGACTTTTGTATCTTCTGTTGTACTATGTACTCAACAGTGATCAGGATACCGTACGCTTCCACTGTGAAGATACTGCTATGAGTATGCAAGGTTTtagagttggagaagtttgggccatggctgcacatgataccgaagttGTAGGCTTTGAAGCATCAGTAAAAAATGCCATAGATCTATACTTGTCTTCAAAGGCCAAAAAATGTTCCTGGATGAGGGCATttggacaactctttttgttAAGTTCTATAAAGGACAAGTCACAGGTAACTGTACATTGCTTACAAGGTGGGATGGGTTTAGCATTGTCGCTTTCCTGTAGATCTGTGAAAAGTACTCAGAGTTTTTCCGCAACAGATTTTGCTGCTAACGGGAATGGCGGGGTGTGTGAAGGCCTGTTTAGATACAGCTGATTTGTGGACTGATCActtatgagtgctttgcatggatgttgTTTTAGCGACATGGTTCTTATTGCATAAGTGACTTTCAGATATGTACGTTGATAATCCAGCGGCCACTGATCCGATTCTGCATATACTTTGGACGGGGATTGtacgaaaggcaccaagtgctaggTTCCTTTCTCTGACCTAAGTGATAGACAGGATCGAATAGCTTAAGTGTTGTTTTTGAAGCTGACTGGTAAAAAATACATCCATAgtctatgcgtgacaacacaaggcttGTAAAGAGAGATAGAAGGCAATACCTATCTGTTCCACACGACTGGTGAGATAACATCTTTAAAAGGTTCATAGTTTTAAGACATTTCAGCTTCAACCGTTTTATATGCTGCATAAAGGTTAGCTTAGTATCGAAGATTACACCCAGAAATTTTTGCTCTTTTCTAATTACCAGGCTTCTCCCATTCATCGTAATGCAAGGGTCAGGACATACCCCTCCACATCtggaaaacagcacacaggtaGTCTTCTCTTCACTGAATCTAGACCTGTTTCCGTCTGCCCATTTAGCGATCCAATTAACACTTAACTGTATCTGGTGTTCACATATGGACAGGTTGCAAGATTTAAAGCTGAtttggatgtcgtccacatagacagaataagacaCCATGGTTGGTATAACAGAGCGAAGAGAGTTCATTTTAattataaaaagtgtgcaacttagcactcctccttgtggtacaccatttccttgaacaaaagtGCACAACAGTACATTGCCAATTCTTACGCGGAACTTCCTTTCAGATAAGTAATTTTGCAAAATGTTCAGCATACTACCACAAATTCCATAGGACgacaggtcttgcagaataccgtatcaccaggcagtatcatatgccttctcaagatcaaagaatacagatagacagtattggctgtgtacaaatgcattACATATATATAACTCAAGCAGAACAAGATTATCGGTAGTCAACCTCGCTCTTCGGAAGCCAGATTAGTGAGGGTCCCCAATATGGCATTATATTCCAAAAAGAACACAAGGCGACACctaataattttttcaaatatcCTTAGTAAACAGGTAGTGAGTGCAACTAttaactaaggaagggtctttgctGAGTTTGAGTATTGGCAGGACTATTGCCTCCTTCCAAGATGAAAGTATATGACCAGTTGCGAAGATCCTATTGTAAAAACCTAGGATGCAGTTTAGGGTCTCACAAGGCagattatttattatttcatatGTTATTGTGTCAGCACCTAGAGCCGAGCTGCCACAAGAGCTTAAGGCAAGCTTGAGTTCATGAAAGGTTTGTTGTATCCTTCTGATGGCTTGTTTGGACGTAGAGGAATATCTTCAGCTATTCTTTTATCGTGTAAGAACATTTTGGAATAATTTCCTGAGCTTGATACCCtctcaaagtgctcgccaagagtgtttacttgatCCTCTACTTTATCGCCAGAGCCAGTGACGAGAGGAAAAGGATTTGGACGTTGTCATTTTAGTTTACGTACCCTGTTGTATACTTTTCTAACATCCGTGTATGATTTTGTTGATGATACGTAGTgtgtccagctttctcttttggatATTCGGCTGATACGGCGGCCATTTGCTTTGCACCGCTTAAAATTGATTAGATTTTCTGTTGTTGGGTAGCGTGAAAATCTgctccatgctttgttctggcgtTTCTTTACAATATCACAGTCGTTGTTCCACCATGAATTTGGATTAACTTTATCCGTGAAGGACGTAGGTATGCAGTTTTGAGCAGAACAGAGGATATGTTCAGTGATGTAGTTGGTCAGTTCTTCTACACCTAGGTGGTCCAACTCTTCCAGGCACAGCTTACATAAGTTTCTAAATTTCGACCAGTCTGCACTATGAAGTCTCCATTTTTcggggtaagctggtccatcgtgccactttgttgtttcaaggagtgttgggaagtgatcgctcccatATGGATTACTAATAACTCTCCATTCCAAGTGTGGAAGAAGTGATGGTGACCCTATGGCTAAGTCTATACACGAATACGTGTTGTGTGTAGGACTGTAAAAAGTTGGCTCTGTCTTGTTAAATAGACAGGCTCCAGACGAAAGAAGGAACTTTTCTAttgcccgtcctctcgcatcacatcttGAGTCATCCCAAAATGGgttgtgagcattaaaatctccaaatACTATATAGGGCTCAGGAAGCTGGTCAATCAGCTTTTAAAATTCTGCAATGTCAAACCGCTCATCAGGCGATATATATGGAGCAAATCGATATAAGTTGATTGAACAATATagcccgaacagccactgcttcaaatgaacTCTGGAGTGATACATGTTGGCATGCTACTGATTTTTGAGCTATGAttgccacatcgcctgaagaaGAATTACCATTATTTCTATCTTTACGGAAACCTATGTACTGTTTTAAGTAGTTCCCGTGTGTCGACTTTAAATGCGTTTCTTTACCACAGAATATCGTGGCTGATATTCCTCTAGTAGATGTTTGATATCATCTAGATTGTGAAATAGGCccttggcattccactgaattatttgtgtagccatatcaaGGAAGATTTTTGTTGTTTGTGTTCAAGAGCACATGATAAAGATAGATGGATATGTATACAAGGGCAGTAACCATTTAGATTACCGGTCCCTTTCTCAGAGCAGTTACAGGAATTTTTTCCCTCCTAGCGCGCTCCTGAGAGCGCCAATCTTTCAGCATCGATGACGCCGGGGTTCTTTGATCGATTACCTTCTCTAAGGCGCTGGTGGATTGTGAACTAGGTGCTGAAACTTGTGTCCCAGGCCGTGGAGTTCGGTTTAGCTTCGGCACCTGCGGAACCGAGGTCTGCAGGACCGAGGTCTTTCGGGACCGGTTGTGCTGCGAAGCGAtccgtattccgtgcccacttacAGCGTGACTAATTCATATTTCCAtgctatatgcgtgtaataaaagcttggggctgtgagctgtttgatgcgttagCGTTGGGTACCTTGCGCGCATATTTTGCCTCCTGGCCACGTCAAATTGCAGCAAGCCCAtggaatgggccgtggcatcCCTTATAGAACTGCACATGTGAGTggtattgcctccgtcaggatcatcagtgcgtgcacagaaccattcagtagtctggtTCAGGGAAGGATGCGCAAAAGAACGAgaacgtaagaaaacactggcatgacgagctgttccATTACATCGTGTTACAatgtgctttttttctaagactATCTCACTCGAGCGAGATGGACTTGGAACAGCATTACTACTgctttttacagctttgctgcagcTCATTTAATCATCACATGCATTCTTTTTAATAAGACAAATGGCATCGCTGTGCAGAAGAGCTTCTCTTGAAGTTTTCCAACAAGAGCCAgtgccgccgtgcctgctgcatacacgcttacctttcctgACGCAATTAAGACGTGGCaccagctctgctactgcgtgatacagggtcactaTAAGAAAATTAAAGAGAACAAACCAAATTAATACAGGACGTGTGGTCgaacgttgccaagcgtgataaatGGACCTGCCTCGCAAGATAGGTTGAATAAACCGGCGTCTTGAAGTCGCAGTAGATTtgtgttacatggtgaagcacaCCCaacagtattgcagtgaagcatgtcaAAAGTGAAGAGAGGCCACTGTCACGGAACATATAaaatatgtgttccttaatgatgtacACATGCAAGCGCCATCTCCTGTTACATTGCGCGCGCCACGGCACCTAATAAgtgcaggccttcagagctatttcagacGTGGCTGTGACGCTTTGAACTgttggtttgtcgacctcgtaagtCAATGTTTACATGgtcatttttttctgaactggtgatttcttccataatagctacgtaatttcgtagtttcctgtccaactgctttggtcatataTGCATGTCAAGGTGTTCTTTTTAGCCAAGCGCAGTTTTGAAAGTGAAATGACGTTCTTGCACCAGTAGTGCCGTCGcccatttacaacacagtcaatcaatgtcattttgtatgtcactgggaggCCACCGAACGCGGGGAACTCGCTCGCACGTGTGGAAATGCATAACTAGCCGTGAGATCAGCGTGCCTCTtgagaagctgctttgcatcaaaggccaggcATCCTTGCTATGCTTCACCACAAAACAGTCTGTATGTCTAAACGCTTAACGTATTTGTACTGCggcggaggcttacgaaaagggttctacttaagttgaggacgacgcaacgagctatggaaagaagaatgataggtgtaacgttaagggataaaaaaagagcagattgggtgagggaacaaacgggcgttaatgacatcttagttgaaatcaagaaaaagaaatggggcatgtaggcagggcatgtaatgaggagggaagataaccgatggtcattaagggttacggactggattccaagggaagggaagcgtagcagggggcgacagaaagttaggtgggcagatgagattaggaagt encodes:
- the LOC142583336 gene encoding charged multivesicular body protein 7, whose amino-acid sequence is MEGSDSNAFVLPVCWKDDVRMRSLFAEFRPKEANPEGWQDKMDFWVSLILQWSRETRTPVFSASDVAVAFERKRSQPACLRTVLSHMKKSGDLINSKDYFTSEGWVKWGFDTLVKRPLTWMWTWGSGSGEADTEIDEMLVNVDVLKQLQQEVMKRCEDEKFVEDVIPYSEVWNVCAGICKDQRSFAYVLNGLEKSQYVRLFQKDGKKVVQFLRHNNQLSEQEKAMLKLEKAKQDLNQKVDLLQGDIDRCTREALEAKKQGLQNKALHILKKRRRAQQVLDKQFAMLDNIHSLEMNIHENKDIQLVYDGYKTAAQALKVAHGGLEVDNVDDVVAEINTTLEDQQELQRLMGMPVAAADAEVDELEAELDQILKEDTDYKEGQNVSGASNTVEELKFPAVPTEAPRSPVRPGEAARRNAQFVAWNAQ